In Desulfovibrio litoralis DSM 11393, a genomic segment contains:
- a CDS encoding ABC transporter permease: MQTTTTRLKTTFYSQGYALKIIFLLRFLVLSFQALLAYKLRSLFVILAISLGIASLTIIIASIDGANKKADEISNVFGPDALMVFGGDILAQSSGKRTLTLTWEDAKVMRASLPSAYIVLPMRAKSQVLLRYQNNSFTTNIVVGSTENYATAWNWPLAEGRDFTAEDVEKGASVCLLAHLPATKLFGNANPVGKNILLNGVPFTVIGILSFRGLSTPGGGEIDDRVIIPLTTLTKRFNMDKLYFRALRVKFLDSENMEYNKEQVASLLRKLHKIEDGGSDDFSIITAMDIQKFLNMLKGGLVIFLGITAAAAMSVGGFVLANLFYLSVAERKVEIGLKKALGATSRDILIQFMFESVLLTLLGAVLGLVIGLFFGQILTSLGLIEIALSFKVFLLALLASVLIGLIFGLRPAKEAARLDPILALKGGD; this comes from the coding sequence ATGCAAACCACAACAACAAGACTTAAAACAACTTTTTATTCTCAAGGCTATGCGTTAAAGATTATTTTTTTATTACGCTTTTTAGTCCTCTCTTTTCAGGCTCTTTTAGCATATAAACTTAGAAGTTTGTTTGTTATCTTGGCAATTTCTTTGGGAATAGCCTCGCTAACCATTATTATTGCCTCTATTGACGGAGCCAATAAAAAAGCCGATGAAATTAGCAATGTCTTTGGCCCTGATGCTTTAATGGTTTTTGGTGGCGATATTTTGGCACAATCGAGCGGAAAACGCACACTTACTTTAACGTGGGAAGATGCGAAAGTAATGCGAGCCAGCCTGCCGAGTGCATATATTGTTTTACCCATGCGAGCTAAGAGCCAGGTTCTTTTACGTTATCAAAACAACAGCTTTACTACTAATATCGTAGTTGGTTCAACTGAAAATTATGCAACAGCTTGGAACTGGCCTTTGGCAGAAGGTAGAGATTTTACAGCAGAAGATGTTGAAAAAGGTGCAAGTGTTTGTCTTTTGGCACATTTACCGGCAACGAAACTCTTTGGAAACGCAAATCCCGTAGGGAAAAATATTTTACTTAACGGAGTTCCTTTTACTGTTATCGGTATTTTATCTTTTAGGGGGTTATCCACTCCCGGCGGAGGTGAGATTGATGACCGTGTTATTATTCCTTTAACTACATTAACCAAACGTTTTAATATGGATAAATTGTATTTTAGAGCTTTAAGGGTAAAATTTTTAGATAGCGAAAATATGGAGTATAATAAAGAGCAAGTTGCGAGTTTGTTGAGAAAGTTACATAAAATTGAAGATGGCGGTTCTGATGATTTCAGTATTATTACAGCAATGGACATTCAAAAATTTTTAAATATGCTAAAGGGCGGTTTGGTTATATTTTTAGGTATAACGGCGGCGGCGGCAATGAGTGTTGGCGGCTTTGTCTTGGCTAATTTATTTTATTTGTCTGTTGCGGAACGTAAGGTTGAAATTGGTTTAAAAAAAGCTTTGGGAGCGACTTCAAGAGATATTTTAATACAATTTATGTTTGAGTCGGTTTTGTTAACTTTATTGGGGGCTGTTTTAGGGTTAGTTATAGGTTTGTTTTTTGGGCAAATCTTGACGAGCTTAGGCTTAATCGAAATAGCCTTATCTTTTAAAGTCTTTCTTTTGGCATTATTGGCATCTGTTTTGATTGGGCTTATTTTTGGTTTGCGTCCGGCTAAAGAGGCTGCACGTCTTGACCCTATTTTAGCCTTAAAGGGTGGCGATTAA